The segment ATTACCTTatgtaaaaatagtttaactGACATAATCTGCAACATCTTACATCAAATAAACTTGTTTGTGACTGTGGTTTGTGATACATTGGACAAACGTTAAGGATCCACGGTAGTGTGTGAACACAGAGTGGACAAGAACATTACATCCGATAAGGCATACTACAGAATCTCGCCCATAAAGATAGGTATATACTGAGATTAatctaaacaatttaaatttaaaaccatcCTAATTTCAATAGACTTTATGGCTGGAAATTATGTAACACATgatcaaaaatacaaaataacatgCCCATAACCAAACAACCAAAACTGAAGATACAATTAGAGCATTTTTGTTCATTCAGAGTTGACTGCTACAAAATTAGGAAACCTGTGACAGAAACTTTCACCTCACCTCGTTATGACGGTTACTGTAAAATATCCGAAAAGTTGGGTaacttgtaatataataattcaagtGGTATATCGGTTAGACatagttttagtaaaatataaagaaagttttGATGGTTATAATACccataatagtttcattttgtGAAAATCGGAACGTAAATGTCATAATACTCGAAACTTCAGAAGCGCTAATGACAATTGACAGCTAAAGGTGTAAATAAGCTTTTGAgatctttgtttatttattgattttttctaaaaatattcgcAAATTAAACTaagtctattaaatatttcataagtgCTACTATGGGACAAGGTAAAAGTCAGTTCACAGAAGAAGAGCTCCAAGATTATGAAGTaagtataaaactattaatgtaACAGTATTAGTAGTTAGAATCGCCCTATGaatcattaattaatgctAACATATTTCAGGATCTTACATACTTTACCAAGAAAGAAGTACTTTAGTAAGTAAATAATCTTTACATTTGTTATGAATGTTAGGTGCAAAATACGTAAGTCCTATTCTAATTGCAGTGCTCATCAAAAATTTAAGTCTCTAGCTCCAGAAAAAGTAGGGCACAATAAAAATGCAAAGCTACCGATGGCAAAGATATTACAATACCCAGAGCTACGAGTCAACCCATTCAGAGACAGAATATGCAAAGTTTTTAGTTCCAGTAATGATGGCGACTGTACTTTTGAAGATTTTCTTGATATGATGTCTGTATTTTGTGACAATGCACCTAAGGCTGTCAAAGCTGAACATGCATTTAGAATATTTGGTAAGATTtacactttataatataaactacaaattaaaaagttgtcttatgtatatttgtttccattacaattaacttttttaataagatttcgATGGTGATGACATGATTGGAGTATCTGATTTACGGGAGGTCATTGAACGTCTCTGTGGCTCCGAGTTGAAGCTGAGTGACTCAGAGATACAGCAGTTGGTGCAGAATGTTTTGGAAGAAGCTGATCTCGATGATGACGGAGCTTTGTCATTTGCCGAGTTTGAGCATATCATTGATAAAAGTTCTGATTTTTGCCAGTAAGTAGATAACTGAAGGTTACAGTTTATAATAGTGCCTTTTTTtaacctaaaatattatatttcagatcCTTTCGAATAAGACTATAAAAAAGTAAGTCTATACATTACTGTAGTAAATTTATCATCTCAATGAAAATCTCAATTTATTGTTACTGATGAACCTTAGtgtaagttttgttaattgatgttttttttatattgtcttccttatttactttatttagaagtatttatgtagtaaatttaaacatactcAACATAAAACTgccaaattttttaattattaaaatgtgtatacaaaaagtcttttatttttcagaacACATtaagttttgatattataaaagttaatgaGAAATTCCTTTAGATGGACACaaccttaaatattaaactatcatCAAAATGGTTACATGACAATTGACAATATCCTTACACATGTTTGTAGGATAAGATATCCCTATAAGCATGATAATGACTGAAAAATAACTATGGGatgtattataacttatttaaaaacagtttaagTTTAAAGAAAGTTGAGACTTATTCTAAAGTAACATAAAACTcagtttcatataatttcacaAACTTCAGAAGTAACTGAaaatttacaagttttttGATGACATGACTCATCTCATTCAGACAATAAAGATAGTATTtaagtgaaactaatatttttcggataaactatgcggatttttattattttaaaaaaactatataatcccGATGTCCCTcgtcatctcgtctgcccatgatcacagttgctgaaaagtaaccgaaatgtctggattacatagttttttaaaataataaaattctgtgtagtttatctgaaaaatattagtttcatttaaatgaataaaactcacgAAATTCTtggatctcattaaataaagatagtatttttttaccacatagtatatattttaggagCAACAGTAAACTCTCTaggttcaaaataattaaaacttagataaataataaagaatgcctcacttattcataaaaatatatttcaacttaatataatagaaaattttgattctattaatatatataagactaAAATTAGTTCTGTAAATAACCGGGCAACTTCATCCTCATAAAGATCCAGGTTGTGAAGAAGGATACAAGGATACACAGAAATGCCACTGATATCAGCAAGATTCTGTTCAATTTTGGTGTTGAAGGGTTGTGGGTGCGGTCCAATATAATGAAACCCAGTCCTCCGAGGGAGAAAAGAAAGCTTGATGCCAAGCCCTCCATTATGTACTGCCCGTTAACTCTGTTCGGCATAAACGCTACCGGCCTGCTGTGGCCGTGTTCGTCAGTTGTAGAACCCACGCTGGGCGGTTCCACGATGACGTCGTATATGATACCTTAAATAATGATCTTATCACTTATAAGATTCTAatagtaacatttaatttatgggAACGTAAAAACTAACCTCCAGTTACCAAAAAGTATGAAACTAAAACCAATGAAAATGTCGTCATTGCAGAAGGGGCCTGAAGCCATGAtggcttttttattttgatattgggAATTTCCAACACTGAAAATGGAATAGCGTATAATGCCTCCATGTTTAACGTATACTTTTGCAAAAACAATCCAACCGCTACCGCCAGTTACTTTATTGAATGTTGACGTCGATGCCGATGTACGGATGTCAGTTGTAACTTAACCatagatgaaaatatttatgacctATCCCTTTAATACATGAAATTTTAAGTCATgagtaatataatgaataactaataatagttttaacttTAACCATGTTTCAAAggtctttttataatatttaatttttttatagtggtTAAGATTTCGGATAACCTTAATTATAGTCTGCCTAAATCGGAACGTCgctacaaataaataacatttaaaaatagccAATGAAAGAAAGGCTTtagtattaaatgttttatagtaattggtgataattgtataatcaattatttcatCTGATATTGTCcaatagaaaatttacaatttttttcaattattcgaGCATGAAAACACTTGGAATTTCGtaaatgtcaaattaaatagattCAATGAAAATGTTCGTTGGTACTTACTTTTCGTGTCCCCGTTTTTTCGTCatactattaaatttctttttgtatacaaaataatgaataaaaatatattataagtgtcGTGCACAAGtggttaaagtaattttaattaaacttaaatttcgGTTAAAAACACAgtgaatatgttttaatttgatgCACAAAATGAACTGGACTGTCGATATTCCCATACTAAGATGAAGGGTGGGCTGTGTATCATTTACACGTCGCTACTGACCGTCTCAGTGCTCTCAAGGTGAGTATTTTCATTCAATGTACTTAGAAACTGTCTCTGCCTTCCCTTTCTCGAACAGGTGACTGCATTTAAAGtttatcaaacatttttacaGTTGCGCACTTTTTATCTTGGTGGTATCAGAGGTCCTTCATACAGAAGATGTCAATACTGGGCCTGACCTCTCAGGTTTGCACAATGTCTCACAAAGATCTGGTGAAGTTGAAGAAAAAGATACAAAGTCACATGCAGATGAGCCTCCGGATATCCAAGACATACCCAAGGAGGCGCCAGAGGAACCCGATCAACAGATGACATTCCCTGATACTCTCTCAGTGAACTCTGTTACTACTGATGGGTAAGTCATACATTATTTGATTAGTTCAATTTAAGGTAGTAGTTGTTATTTATGAAGTGttacttaaaaactaattgtGACAATGAAAGCTATGATTAAaacttgttaataattatataaactgaCAGTTTAATACACTAAAATGTTGTCTCGTGGTATATATTGTATACTGTATACTGAAATAGCAATTGAGATTAATTGCCATCAGCTTACACAGGTTTTTGGcactgtaaaattattatcagttatcaaaaatctttaatggactttaagttaatttaaaaaataattttcaatataatatttaaaaaataattttcaatattcatgacatataaaatacaacggAAGTTTTTCTCCTGTTAGTTCTTCTTTTTCTAGTTTTCATacagcaaaatatttatcgaaGTTTTAAGTAACCATAAACCTATTTAAGTTATGTTTAGGTAaatgtaattcattttatattcctCCTCATTGAAATgcaatgacataaaatttgcatttaaatgtaGTCAAAATGTTATCATTCTcgataataaagtaatttgcCTATATATTTATCACTGGCAACACTGGTTATAtagtctatttatttaaattattggttTCTAGAACTATTTGGTACTATTTGTTTTAAGAACAATTTGGTACTGTAGTTATAGAATTattgtgcaaaaaaaaaaaattttgggtAAATTGTGTTTGTATGTACTCTAATTACTTTAATgtgttttaagaaaatgtgggtatcttttaagatattcaactatacaattttattttaatgtaatcatAGAGagtatttttcacattttattacCAAATTTATCACATAGATCTATTAGTTCTCTGAATATAAGTAAAGTGCAATgtattttggcaaaaaaatgttctttgatatcatattttaaaatgcttattATCTAAGcattataatgattaaaaatcttataataatcCACAAGTCATGATTGAATCtgtcataaaattaacatattttactgcttaattttacttgtatattttcttattttagaCCGGCATAtccatatttttacaaatatatcctgaaattatgttatatctaGCTGTTATTTGGTAAGGTTTTCGATATTTGCTAATTCAAAGTTTCTCAGCGACAGAACGCCGTTGTCACACAATGGCGCCATCTTGATTGTCACTATTGACATGTAGAATTGTGTGAAACTCGTTCAGTTTAAATTgtcattcaattaaaataatcccGAAGAAATGTCAGGGAATTTAATTTCGCCGTGTTATATCATAAAGGTCAAATCGCTGGGGATGTACGCTTCACGCAAaaacaagtaatttaaatatcatacgagttgattataatttttttttataccgtTGTCAATTATCATAATTGCTGCATATTTCATCAtttcaatatagttttatctATTGTAATAAACGACAAAGAAATTACGCTTTTAAATACAATGCCGAGTGGAAagacgttttaattaaataatactttgtttTAACTTTAGCTGATCGTTTTGTTCTTTATATCTTTGGATGGTGTCATAGTTTCGTGTGCTAGCTTCCGTTGGAACTGTTTTCGTGTTGATTATAACAATAAGTTGTGTAGCTCTGAATATCAtcggaataaatttattatataataacaaacgactattattaattgaaaaaaaaattataggcaACTATAATAATgagcttatttttatttttattttccgtgtaatttaaataaataaggatgaatttttatttttaagttacaaatTAAACGGCCGGGTCATTTTGTACATCACAGATAATATCAGCGCCAGGCCAAGCATCAAGGTTTTAAAAAACTGAAGCTTCGACACTCATTCCAATCTAATAGTGcgttttatacttaaatacgTAACATTAAATTGACAATTCTGTCTATTTATTGCGTTAATGACTTTTGGAGGATAATAATGGGCTGTACTGGCAAATAGCTAATGATGTAAGGAAAACTGCGTATGTCTAGAAAACGCGAACGAAGCCGCGGCTAAAAGTTATATGAAGTAACCTaagaataaatgttttcaaagtCATGTTAAGTGGAAAGTAAAGTATGTAGTTATGATCAATAAACTGACTAAAATATTTCcgtcaatatttattgtaagtatCAGACTCCCGATAAATTCGTTGATAACAGATTACGTTGCTCACTGATAAGGACGGATCAAGCAGACAATCAGCTCTGATTGTTTTTCGTGTTATCTGTAGTCTGCACATCCCCGGCCGCGTCCGCCGTGGAAATACTATTCATAACGACTATTATGCTTTTAATAAAGACCATTGTgctcataaattatatttttaacctaaattttttatatatgacccgttttatttttttcttatattaaaaatgtgtcaGAAAAGTGAGTGGCCTCTAACGGTCCTATTGAAAACGAAAGCTTGTCTAAATACAGCAGGCGTactgtcttttttttatttcgtcaaaataagtaagtatataattcaatatagaCCTTATGTTTCATGCGATAGATTGTGTTTTCGAACGTCATTCAAATTCCATAGACAGAGGTCTGTTCAACAATCAAGTTTGAAGTGCCACTAATGGTGCCATAGCAGTAAAACTTATTGAGCCGTTTAACGATTTGGATTATAGGTTTTACGGAAATTATTTACGTAacgacatatgtatatttgtcgtataaattttattaaattacgtcCGTACTTATTACGTGTTTaggtaataatgttaaatgctCCAGTGTTATCTCTATATCTCTTATTTATTGCTAATCATTATTACTGCTCTGTCTGTTAGTAGCCGTATTATCTATCTACTTGTCTTACAAATATCACAGAATTCACGGTCCACTTAAATACGTTATTTTTGTTGATACGTTTTAACATTCCTAATGTTATACAGGATGTTCACCGCACCACATTGGTATATCCTGTGCCACACTTAGTTCGTTAACCCCCGCTTAAAACAATCTGACAGATACAcggaacatatattttaaaatataaatcgatTGAGATTACTCTTAAAAAAATGGTATgcgaataattttgtaatagtaTACGCGGTATGAACGATATTCGACCattattgattgattattttaagttcaatAGTAGAATAGAAACGTCATTATGTTTgacatttactttttttagtGATGGTGCACACAGAGGAATCTTCACGGATTGCCTCGTAATGTGTGCGTGTCAAAGTCACAGAGgtgtgttattttatattttgtatataaaatgtatttctaatatatttcatataaagatAGCTTTGTCATTTCTCCACATCATTCATAACTTTGTAATTTCCAAGTTCATCAGTCCCCGCTGTTCTGTTAAGAGGGATACAAAGTTTTTGCTTTACGTAATTGATGTCATTATGTATACTATCTccttgttacattttataagttccaactataaatttatgaaaacatgAGTAACTACTTACACATTTCGTCCATTACATACGTCGGGAGACCTTGAAAAGTGAAATTCATTTTCTGCTCTAGTTACCAGACATGAGTACATGCCTTcatcttcaaataaaaaaaaaacaagataaaacataaattgtatttgtaaagTACGTGTAGGTATTGATATCGTTAGAACAAAAACCTTATTTAATGGTTTTTGTTTACcggtttttataataattttttggttaTTGTAATGATATCCGTCATCATCTGATACGGTAGACGCCATTTGTAGgtattgttattgaattacCCTGTATGTAAGGAGGCCGCTCTGTggtatcttattataataatacgtaTAAATTACTTGGTCTAAAACATTCCACACATCAGTGTTGCCCTCCTTAATATTGGACTGAAAAAAATTtgaactgttttatatatattaaaaaaaaattattaaaaacataatacattAGAAAAAAAGAAGCCTTTATTTTgcgtttcataagaaaattgtGTACGgattatttttagattgttTACATATGACAAGTACATGTTTCATATACGTTTACATGACATACAAATACACCGACATATATGGTTATAACGAACGAACAGTATTTGTCTCcacattaacataattttcaagATCTTATTCACATTCCGAAGGTGACACTGCCGGAATTAATTTTTGAggcaaaaaaataagaatctgAAACAACatcctgtttttattttgtaaagtccTAGTATCACATTGAGattatttttcctttgaatttttttgtatatattttttgaagttgCTTAGCAACGAAATCAGCAACCCGATCGCGTCTACCGTTTCTAATGGTCAAAGTGGGAGTATCTTCAGTTTCTTTAAGGAAGGGCGAGCAATAATATGCCTAAGACAAATATAACCGGACCGCAGACCCGGGGCTTGTGGTCAACGTCACTGatgtaataataaagtgattaatttaatgaggtctaagattttcgcgagatTCGTTgaaatgaaacgaatattttcagatttactacgcgattttaattatattaactacatACTGCGCAAGTTTCGGTAGCTTTGCAgcatccgtgatcacgggtagacgagatggtataatgaatttaatttgaattttacaaACTAGAGTTTACAAGATAATATATTCACATTTCACAGATGAACACTGTTATGATAcgtaagaaattatatttaggtatTTGAAGTGAagctaacaataaaaataatgaattcattGATATgcgaataaaaatgttcatttccatatatattcttattgcAGTTAAatccatataataataaatcagtcCGTTCGTCTGTCGCAGCCGACTGCTGTgtatgttgtatataaatcCAGCGGCTTTCTCCGAGTTCCATTTATCCAGAAAATTAGAAATTAAGCAAGCGAACTGTATCGCGGAAGGCTCATACGCAGTCGGAACAATTAAAACAGTCTGAAGGGGTTATCAAACATCACATGGTTACACGCTCGGGCTTCGCGATCGACGGCCGAATTAAGGGCGAGCACAgacgaatttattttaaatgatacaaGAGAtactcaatatttatttatatggtgatcaaatttaattcggcttaactttttttttaccatgACGTCATTTCTATTGTGTTATGATATCACGTGGCTGCTAAGGCATCATGTCTgtgatatttgaattttatttatatatttcttattaattaattttaatgttattccgACATCGAAAGGAAATGCTGTCCAGTGAGCCGAGGTTCTCAGTTAATATCACTAACTTCATTATGAAAGTCAATCGCGAAGGTATCGCTCGAGGCTGTAATCGGTCATTCACTGCCTGCTTAAGCTTTAAGTGCCAATGTCTACTACCGTAACTCGAATCGTGTCCGAGTGATATGCCTTCGAGATAGCCAATCGATGTAAAATATTCagtcattatataaattttctcctATAGACGacgattgtttttatttaattcttatttacatGTAGTGTATAAATTCTCGTTTTATTCCATTAATTCCGAGTAACACAAATGGTAGCGCTGTCAAAGAAATAGTCTAGGTAAGTACACCTGGTGTCCGTTATAGGGAAAGTGAGATCTCAGTCGAGCAAATAATTTTTCGATTTACGTTCTCATTGTATGGTCTGGTGATTATTAATGAGCTGGTTCACAAAGTTCCAATGCTAccataaacaataaacatcttatatatatgaaatgtacattattttaatttttttggaaattcaaacaaatttatgacATTGGCTGAATGAATTGAAACAGtcagttattttatacttGCCAAACGTACATTATGGCGTCGTTCGAAGACGTTACCCGTCAATGAGATTGACATTCGaagtctttattataattttatttttttctattttaattgaatgtttagttacctttttttttttattgaattatttctgttttgcAACGTCCACATACGTCATATAACGTCGTCTGTGTAGCTACAAAGACTTTCTTTCCTCACGTCTAAGTTTTAACAACTTCATTAAAGAATGTAACATAGTTCgcaaaatttctataatacaatatcagagtaaatatattttcaaatagaaaaaaatacaaattctaATGAAAAACGAAATtccagtaatattattatttataacatataacattatttatatatattatataattttcatttcaattctATTGTATAAGTATTGTGGCGGAGGTCGGAGGTCAGATCACAATCTCTTATGCTGATAACCCGCATATATAACTCGGATTTTTGATCTCGAAtacattaacttaatttattacataaatgttCACGTGTCCTATGTACTTATATAGGGACGGtctatttactattatatataataacatacgtattaaatatggaagacataaatattacattatttttcagtagttttttttttatatattattttttttatgagaagtgaaatattataaagggcTCAATACCGTCCGCATGACCTAATACCCTCCGATTTcaaattgaaatacaaatcTGGTTAGTTTGAAACGCTTCATATGGTAATATGTTAATGTATGTTAATCGTTTGTATTTATTGTGTCTCGAATAAATCAATGGGCGAATAAAGTTTTGATATCACGTTCATTGTGAAGAAGCAAACTTTCCATCTCCCGGTTACTCCCatgttatatgttaatattgataGATGCTCCTCTCTGACAATTGATGCCTTATCcggataatttatttatgttttctatTGAAAATTGAACCTCACAGACCTCGGCCGGTGTCGTACGAGCTGAACTAGCGTTAAACCGCTACTTGATGGTTTTATTGTTTCCATGACTGTGATATAAAATGCCCGTATACTTACATGGCGTTCGTGAATCATATGCTGTAAtagaagttaaataattaattgattcatccataaaaaaattaaacattaacattttaatatcaatatagtaTCCGTAATTTTTACGTTTTTGCAAATTTTACGTATAATTCgaatgtttgattttattaatgttttgtatggATCTGCTTCCTTTTTGATCTccatctttaatataattttttatacaaaaaaataaaattcaaatgcataaaaatttatgttatttcgCATCCATAGTCCTCATAAACTTGTGAAGtcaactttatttatacatttattttatttcaaattaggTCAAATCGGACCAAA is part of the Danaus plexippus chromosome 2, MEX_DaPlex, whole genome shotgun sequence genome and harbors:
- the LOC116779596 gene encoding calcium and integrin-binding protein 1-like; this encodes MGQGKSQFTEEELQDYEDLTYFTKKEVLYAHQKFKSLAPEKVGHNKNAKLPMAKILQYPELRVNPFRDRICKVFSSSNDGDCTFEDFLDMMSVFCDNAPKAVKAEHAFRIFDFDGDDMIGVSDLREVIERLCGSELKLSDSEIQQLVQNVLEEADLDDDGALSFAEFEHIIDKSSDFCQSFRIRL
- the LOC116779822 gene encoding oligosaccharyltransferase complex subunit ostc-A, translated to MEALYAIPFSVLEIPNIKIKKPSWLQAPSAMTTFSLVLVSYFLVTGGIIYDVIVEPPSVGSTTDEHGHSRPVAFMPNRVNGQYIMEGLASSFLFSLGGLGFIILDRTHNPSTPKLNRILLISVAFLCILVSFFTTWIFMRMKLPGYLQN